TGCTGGACCCGCGCTACACCAAGAGCGCGGCCAAGGCCGACGAGTGGTTCCCCATCAAGCCCCGCACGGACATGGCCTTCATGCTGGCCCTGGCCCACGTGCTCATCAAAGAGAAGCTCTACGATAAGAAGTTCGTGGCCGAAAAGACCTACGGCATCGAGCAGCTGAGCAAGCACGTGGAGCCCTACACCCCGGAGTGGGCCGCGGCCCAGTGCGACATCCCGGCCAAGGACATCGCCCGCATCGCCCGCGAGCTGGCCAAGGCGGCCCCGGCGGCCATGGTCTATCCCGGCCGCCGCTCCTCCAACTACACCGACTCCACCCAGATCCGGCGCTCCTACGCCATCGTCAACGCCCTGCTGGGCAACTGGGACCGCCCCGGCGGCCTCACCGCCGCCCGCAAGGTGGGCCTGGCCGGGGGCGTGCCCTTTGAGGCGCCCTTCTACGAGAACAACCCCGAGGACCGCATCGACGCGGGCAAGGCCACGCTGATGTTCCCCGAGGAGGGCTCCTTCAAGCTGGCCCGCGACGCGGTGATCGCCGGCAAGCCCTACCCGGTCAAGGGTTGGTTCACTTATCACACCAATCCCATGCAGACCGCGGCCAACCGGCAAAAGACCGTGGAGATGATCAACCAGTTGGATTTCATGATCTCCATGGACATCCATATGAGCGACACCGCCTGGATGGCCGATTTGGTGCTGCCTTCCCAGACCTATCTGGAGCGCCAAGACCCCTGCTCGGCCCAGCAGGGCTCCAGCGCCTGCGCCTGCGTGGTCATGCGCGATCCGGTGGTGGCCCCGCTCTACGAGTCCAAGCCGGTGTTCTGGGTCATGCAGCAGATCGCCAAGCGAATCGGCCTGGGCGAGCACTTTGATTTCACCATCGAGCAGTTCCGCGACAAGCAGCTGGCCGAGCTGCCCGGGGCCATGGACGCCCTCAAGCGCGACGGGGTCTACTACAACCCCTCCAAGCTCTACGGGGTCTACGAGGGCAAGATCTACAAGACCAAGTCGCACAAGATCGAGCTGTACAACAGCCGCTACGCCGAGATGGGCCTGGACCCCATGCCGGTCTACACCCCGCCCAAGCCGGGAGGCCACGACCGCTTCCGCATGGTGGTGGGGCGCAACGCGGTGATCACCCAGTCCTCCAGCCAGAACAACTCCCTGCTGGTCAAGTTCCAGCCCACCAACCACCTGTGGATTCACCCGGACCCGGCCAAGGAGATGGGCATCACCAACGGCGAGTGGGTGTGGGTAAAGGGACCCCACGGCAAGCAGCGGATTCAGGCCAAGGTGACCCACCAGACCCGGCCGGACACGGTGTACATGGCCACCGGCTTCGGGGTGCTGAGCAAGGACCTGCAAAATATTTACGGCGAAGGGGCCTGCATCGCCGAGGTGTTGAACGACGACTTCGACACGATCAGCGGGAACATGGCCATGCATGAGACCTGGGTCCGCGTGGGCCGGGAGGCGGCATGATGGCAAAGCAACTG
This portion of the Desulfarculaceae bacterium genome encodes:
- a CDS encoding molybdopterin-dependent oxidoreductase; translation: MAKSSRPALSRRGFLKLAGAAGAAAALGGTALPAAKPAQAAGGIRPGFESKFTVCDMCFNKCSAIARVQDGVVHKLDPNPKFLKSRGMLCARGNAGVEQVYGRDRLKYPLLRVGERGEGKFKRISWDEALDIAAEKMKAIGDRYTRCGFMFMAGSDMQSTFVHRFAEAYGSYNMLSHESMCLIAGTRAFLDTFGEVPIPDMLYAKYVVMVGANRFESLVTPDSIDLMSAMKNGAKLVVLDPRYTKSAAKADEWFPIKPRTDMAFMLALAHVLIKEKLYDKKFVAEKTYGIEQLSKHVEPYTPEWAAAQCDIPAKDIARIARELAKAAPAAMVYPGRRSSNYTDSTQIRRSYAIVNALLGNWDRPGGLTAARKVGLAGGVPFEAPFYENNPEDRIDAGKATLMFPEEGSFKLARDAVIAGKPYPVKGWFTYHTNPMQTAANRQKTVEMINQLDFMISMDIHMSDTAWMADLVLPSQTYLERQDPCSAQQGSSACACVVMRDPVVAPLYESKPVFWVMQQIAKRIGLGEHFDFTIEQFRDKQLAELPGAMDALKRDGVYYNPSKLYGVYEGKIYKTKSHKIELYNSRYAEMGLDPMPVYTPPKPGGHDRFRMVVGRNAVITQSSSQNNSLLVKFQPTNHLWIHPDPAKEMGITNGEWVWVKGPHGKQRIQAKVTHQTRPDTVYMATGFGVLSKDLQNIYGEGACIAEVLNDDFDTISGNMAMHETWVRVGREAA